One window of Cucurbita pepo subsp. pepo cultivar mu-cu-16 chromosome LG19, ASM280686v2, whole genome shotgun sequence genomic DNA carries:
- the LOC111781919 gene encoding BTB/POZ domain-containing protein At2g13690-like, protein MEDSSRKKPGSVWEPRSRRRSWCCSFAVPPSSPDNFVISRSKTPRNKSESVAKPNISVPNSPQSSKSGLGLVGRIDPRRILSPGRVSPIDSDQNVEGLAQEMGTENSAVIDSIIQPRVESFRAPKEKYRDPPASLSRTGSIAGYDKKDVFDVRLNLRGKNGGCLVLELNSEALCANSEVFSELIVKHKKDLAPNGSPSRSKLCRIEVPEVDNLGVFRDTIELMFEDDISKWLVKVGVYRAIDILEVSAGIMFTKCVASCLNYLEAVPWTEEEEEKLRNLFLKVKFDDATSRDVMARLRSLDSVTSQQCVARQLVWSISTCTNSVARNELKCLVKALLCKSSVYEKHHLDLSKEDLYAVFHTCIASLVSLLKGSSDSVSPERCLKNITPKPLIEQIALEVDNINWLLEILLDWQMAEEFVNIWADQKELIRMHENTSPMVRYELSRVSAYLFIAMGTRKLNCRSESRSGLLQAWFGPMLLDFSWLQRCKKGLDMKLLEEAMGQVLLTLPMKQQHLLFMDWCRFFSKRGTECPNLSKSFQIWWRRSFLRGSETYSIESR, encoded by the exons ATGGAGGATTCTTCCCGGAAAAAACCCGGCTCAGTTTGGGAGCCTCGTTCTCGTCGGAGATCTTGGTGTTGTTCATTTGCGGTGCCGCCGTCCAGTCCCGATAACTTCGTGATTTCTCGGTCTAAAACCCCTCGAAATAAGTCGGAGAGTGTAGCGAAACCTAATATCTCTGTGCCCAATTCGCCTCAGAGCTCCAAATCTGGGTTGGGTTTGGTCGGTCGGATTGACCCTCGAAGGATCTTGTCTCCGGGGAGGGTTTCGCCGATTGATTCCGACCAGAATGTTGAGGGTTTGGCTCAAGAAATGGGCACGGAGAACTCTGCAGTTATCGATTCGATCATCCAACCGCGAGTTGAAAGCTTTCGAGCCCCAAAGGAGAAATATCGCGATCCTCCAGCTAGCTTGTCCCGCACTGGTTCGATTGCTGGATATGATAAGAAGGATGTGTTTGATGTGAGATTGAATTTGAGGGGAAAAAACGGCGGCTGCTTGGTTTTGGAGTTGAATTCAGAGGCATTGTGTGCTAATTCAGAGGTTTTTTCTGAGCTGATTGTGAAACATAAGAAGGATTTAGCACCAAATGGCAGCCCTTCGCGTTCTAAATTGTGTAGAATTGAAGTTCCTGAGGTGGATAACTTGGGGGTGTTTAGGGACACTATTGAGCTTATGTTTGAGGATGATATTTCAAAATGGCTCGTGAAGGTCGGCGTCTACCGGGCTATTGACATACTTGAG GTATCTGCAGGTATCATGTTCACAAAGTGTGTTGCTTCATGTTTAAACTACTTAGAGGCCGTGCCTTGGacagaagaggaagaagagaaactAAGGAATCTGTTCTTAAAAGTCAAGTTCGACGATGCAACGAGTAGAGACGTCATGGCCAGATTACGCTCGCTCGACTCAGTAACTTCACAGCAATGTGTAGCCAGACAGCTTGTTTGGTCTATTTCCACGTGTACGAATTCCGTTGCAAGGAACGAACTGAAGTGTTTAGTCAAGGCCCTTCTGTGCAAAAGCTCAGTCTATGAGAAACATCATCTAGACCTTAGTAAAGAAGACCTTTATGCAGTTTTCCATACTTGTATAGCTTCTTTAGTCAGCCTCTTGAAGGGATCCTCGGACAGCGTCTCCCCCGAAAGATGCTTAAAGAATATAACCCCGAAGCCATTAATCGAACAAATCGCACTGGAGGTCGATAACATCAACTGGCTGCTTGAAATCTTACTTGATTGGCAAATGGCTGAAGAATTCGTCAACATATGGGCAGATCAGAAAGAACTGATTAGGATGCACGAGAACACTTCACCGATGGTTCGGTACGAGCTCAGTCGAGTTTCAGCTTACTTATTCATTGCAATGGGGACGAGAAAACTGAATTGTCGTTCAGAATCACGGTCGGGACTGCTACAGGCATGGTTTGGTCCAATGCTACTAGACTTCAGCTGGTTACAGCGCTGCAAAAAGGGACTGGATATGAAACTACTGGAGGAAGCCATGGGTCAGGTATTGCTTACTCTACCTATGAAGCAACAACATTTGCTATTCATGGACTGGTGTCGGTTCTTCTCGAAGCGTGGTACCGAGTGTCCTAATCTTAGCaagtcgttccaaatatgGTGGCGTCGTTCGTTCCTTAGAGGATCGGAGACCTACTCCATTGAATCTAGGTAA
- the LOC111781629 gene encoding NAC domain-containing protein 82-like, whose protein sequence is MKRSSQPPGFRFQPTHVELVMFYLKRKVMQKKLPRGVISELDIYKYAPWDLPDKSCMKSGDLKWYFFCPRERKYASGARMNRGTKFGFWKSTGKDRPVSCNNEDVGQIKTLTFFRGKAPKGDPTNWVMHEYRIEEKKLSLQNVAQDAYVLCVIFQKDGPGPRNGAQYGAPFIEEDWDSDDPEDVDNPSGLSVLPSTEPSNSFAPGTSTAPSNIFGCSSASYITENLASTSKEIPQIACGSVAPVEMPQNLDNMNDGITMEELFPDGNSNFNDANGFQATVAASNNADRIDTIFEGLENIDGWSDAFNGNGNGYITDHQVIHSSTFPIDRAIVSSDPMSFLELTDLDIPLSPNYQDPMSFLELNDLNATCNRDSVNEPGFPFSSFGAAYNPGYPDAHISGSSQFAGLQENVPPNSNEGCNGFEASWPKFDWNSH, encoded by the exons ATGAAAAGAAGTTCACAACCTCCTGGGTTTCGGTTTCAGCCAACTCATGTTGAGTTGGTAATGTTCTATCTAAAAAGGAAAGTAATGCAGAAGAAGCTTCCTAGGGGAGTCATTTCTGAGTTAGACATATACAAATATGCGCCCTGGGATCTTCCAG ataaaTCGTGTATGAAAAGTGGAGACCTAAAATGGTACTTCTTTTGTCCAAGAGAAAGAAAGTATGCAAGCGGGGCTCGTATGAATCGTGGCACTAAATTTGGGTTTTGGAAAAGTACTGGAAAGGATAGGCCTGTGTCTTGCAATAATGAAGATGTTGGGCAGATTAAGactttgacattttttagagGTAAAGCACCAAAAGGGGATCCCACTAATTGGGTCATGCACGAGTACcgaattgaagaaaagaaactgtCGTTACAAAATGTTGCTCAG GATGCATACGTTCTCTGCGTAATATTTCAGAAGGATGGTCCAGGTCCAAGAAACGGTGCCCAGTATGGAGCACCATTTATAGAGGAAGATTGGGATTCTGACGATCCAGAGGACGTTGATAATCCTTCCGGTCTGTCAGTACTACCTAGTACAGAGCCATCAAATTCATTTGCTCCAGGCACCTCTACAGCACCGAGTAACATTTTTGGTTGTTCGTCTGCATCCTATATTACTGAAAATTTGGCATCTACTTCGAAGGAGATTCCTCAAATTGCATGCGGGAGTGTTGCTCCAGTGGAGATGCCTCAGAATTTAGATAACATGAATGATGGGATTACTATGGAAGAACTTTTTCCCGACGGAAACTCAAACTTTAACGATGCTAATGGATTTCAG GCTACTGTTGCTGCTTCAAATAATGCAGATCGAATTGATACTATTTTTGAAGGTTTAGAAAATATAGACGGCTGGTCTGATGCATTTAATGGAAATGGGAATGGTTATATCACTGACCATCAAGTGATACATAGTTCAACGTTTCCAATTGACAGAGCAATTGTTAGTTCAGACCCAATGTCATTCTTGGAGCTGACTGATCTTGACATTCCGTTGAGTCCAAATTACCAGGACCCAATGTCATTCTTGGAGCTGAATGATCTTAATGCTACATGCAATCGCGATAGCGTTAATGAGCCGGGTTTCCCATTTAGTTCTTTTGGAGCTGCCTATAATCCTGGATACCCTGATGCACACATCTCTGGTTCCAGCCAGTTTGCTGGGCTGCAG GAAAACGTTCCTCCCAACTCAAATGAGGGATGTAATGGCTTTGAAGCTTCCTGGccaaaatttgattggaactCCCATTAA
- the LOC111781328 gene encoding phosphatidylinositol 4-kinase beta 1-like, with protein MVRFLGLARGDSYESPREIASRATTASENGESGWLIRFFDSAFFCEWIAVSYLYKHEHSGVRDYLCNRMYTLPISGLESYLFQICYLMVHKPSPSLDKFVIDMCSKSLNIALKVHWLLAAELDDSDDTDGISRIQEKCQIASILMGEWSPLVRPQGESMSPGSKNQVLNRLLSSKQQLLSLVSSPPDRRSMSFSPSSGNNWQEDAGQLSPDENNIFKKFIPSPKVRDAFSFRKSAEKDGDENEKDGFFKRLLRDSRNGDDSGSKIRDTLLFRKSSEKDDNDSEKESFFKRFLRDSRGEDEDATSSSEGFFKRLFHDNKNDSGDKIPSKSGEIDEKDGFFRKIFKDKFEDKRDGNNRNEDDTNSEEKCSKSREDDEKEGFFRKLFRDKFEDKNDITDKVEDANGNGEEDEPSDFSLFRRLFRVHPEEVKSIELNDNNNIDSLPESSRGTENFFRKLFRDRDRSIEDSELFGLKKHNEKHPGSPKQQNEKSSVKPPLSNSTASQFRKGAYHESLEFVHSLCETSYGLVDVFPIEDRKSALRESLAEINLKVAEAQSNGGVSFPMGRGMYRVVHIPEDEAVLLNSREKAPYLICVEVVKSEVPNNIKDASNAQKLSRGGIPLANGDALLPKPPPWAYPLWTTQEAYRNSTDRMSSSTALAIDQAMSHKSEAKVKFVSLKLSVEKQVQNESKITEITGSDPDETVCSQQGAVDVAHGSGAAPSSDLEWVRVVLTADPGTRMQDIEVQGAPRRREHRRVPSTVAIEEVKAAAAKGEAPPGLPLKGAGQDSTDAQPRENGSIPEASDALSGELWSVKKERIHKASKFGKLSGWDLRSVIVKSGDDCRQEHLAVQLISHFYDIFQEAGLPLWLRPYEVLVTSSYTALIETIPDTASLHSIKSRYPGITSLRDFFVAKYEENSPSFKLAQRNFVESMAGYSLVCYLLQVKDRHNGNLLLDEEGHIIHIDFGFMLSNSPGGVNFESAPFKLTRELLEVMDSDAEGVPSEFFDYFKVLCIQGFLTCRKHAERVILLVEMLQDSGFPCFKGGPRTIQNLRKRFHLSLTEEQCVSLVLSLISSSLDAWRTRQYDYYQKVLNGIL; from the exons ATGGTGAGGTTTCTGGGACTCGCTCGTGGTGACTCTTATGAGTCACCTCGAGAGATCGCCTCCAGGGCCACAACGGCAAGCGAGAATGGCGAAAGTGGTTGGCTTATTCGGTTCTTTGATTCGGCTTTCTTCTGTGAGTGGATTGCTGTTAGCTATCTCTACAAGCACGAGCACTCGGGGGTCCGTGATTATCTCTGTAATAGAATGTATACACTGCCTATATCAGGTTTGGAGAGTTATTTGTTTCAGATATGCTACTTGATGGTGCATAAGCCTAGTCCTTCATTggataaatttgtaattgatATGTGTTCGAAGTCTCTTAATATAGCTTTGAAGGTGCATTGGCTTTTAGCTGCTGAGCTTGATGACTCGGATGATACTGATGGGATAAGTAGGATTCAGGAGAAGTGTCAGATTGCATCCATCTTGATGGGTGAATGGTCGCCTCTTGTCCGACCTCAAGGAGAATCGATGAGCCCTGGAAGCAAGAACCAGGTTTTGAACAGACTATTATCATCAAAACAGCAGTTATTATCCCTTGTGTCTTCTCCGCCTGACCGAAGGTCCATGTCATTCTCACCTTCATCAGGGAACAATTGGCAAGAAGATGCTGGTCAATTATCGCCTGatgaaaacaatatttttaagaaatttatccCAAGCCCAAAAGTTAGAGATGCATTTTCGTTTAGGAAATCGGCAGAAAAAGATggtgatgaaaatgaaaaggatgGATTTTTCAAGAGGCTTTTAAGGGACAGTAGAAATGGTGATGACTCAGGTTCTAAGATTCGGGATACTCTTCTCTTCCGGAAGTCATCAGAAAAAGATGACAATGACTCTGAAAAAGAGAGTTTTTTCAAGAGGTTTCTGAGGGACAGTAGAGGAGAAGATGAGGATGCGACTTCAAGCTCAGAGGGCTTTTTCAAGAGATTGTTTCACGATAACAAGAATGACTCTGGGGATAAAATACCTTCCAAGTCTGGGGAGATAGATGAAAAGGACGGATTTTTTCGAAAGATTTTCAAGGATAAGTTTGAAGATAAGCGAGATGGGAATAACAGAAATGAAGATGATACAAACTCTGAAGAAAAATGTTCTAAATCCAGGGAAGATGATGAGAAGGAAGGATTTTTTCGCAAACTTTTTAGGGATAAATTTGAGGACAAAAATGATATAACCGATAAGGTTGAAGATGCCAACGGGAACGGGGAGGAAGATGAGCCTTCTGATTTCTCATTGTTCCGTAGACTGTTTCGTGTGCATCCTGAGGAGGTAAAAAGTATTGAATTAAATGACAATAATAACATAGATAGCCTGCCTGAAAGTAGTCGAGGTACGGAAAATTTTTTTCGCAAGTTGTTTCGAGATCGCGATCGTTCCATTGAAGACTCAGAGCTTTTTGGATTGAAGAAGCACAATGAG AAGCATCCGGGGTCTCCAAAGCAGCAAAATGAGAAGTCAAGTGTGAAGCCTCCACTTTCAAATAGTACTGCTTCTCAATTCCGAAAAGGAGCTTATCATGAGTCGTTGGAATTCGTTCACTCTTTATGTGAGACCTCATATGGATTAGTGGATGTATTTCCAATTGAAGACCGCAAAAGTGCACTTAGGGAG TCTCTTgcagaaataaatttaaaagtagcTGAGGCTCAAAGTAATGGag GGGTTTCCTTTCCTATGGGAAGAGGGATGTATCGTGTTGTCCATATTCCTGAAGATGAAGCTGTGCTTCTCAACTCTAGGGAAAAAGCACCTTACTTAATATGTGTTGAAGTAGTGAAAAGTGAAGTTCCAAA CAACATAAAGGACGCCTCCAATGCTCAAAAGTTATCTAGAGGAGGGATTCCTTTAGCAAATGGAGATGCACTCCTACCAAAGCCACCTCCTTGGGCTTATCCATTGTGGACAACTCAGGAGGCGTACCGGAATAGTACTGATCGAATGTCCAGTTCTACTGCTCTAGCAATTGATCAAGCAATGTCACATAAGTCAGAGGCAAAAGTGAAATTTGTAAGTTTGAAACTTTCTGTGGAGAAGCAAGTGCAGAATGAGTCAAAGATCACCGAGATAACTGGTTCAGACCCTGATGAAACTGTGTGTAGTCAACAAGGTGCAGTAGATGTTGCTCATGGTTCAGGAGCAGCTCCGAGCAGTGACTTGGAGTGGGTGAGAGTTGTGCTCACTGCCGATCCTGGAACTAGAATGCAAGACATTGAAGTACAAGGAGCACCACGTAGGAGGGAACACCGCCGGGTCCCAAGTACAGTAGCTATAGAAGAAGTAAAG GCTGCAGCAGCAAAAGGGGAGGCACCTCCTGGACTTCCCCTAAAAGGGGCTGGTCAGGATTCAACGGATGCACAGCCAAGG gaaaatGGCAGCATACCCGAGGCAAGTGATGCCTTATCTGGAGAACTTTGGTCAGTTAAGAAAGAAAGGATACATAAagcttcaaaatttggaaagtTATCTGGTTGGGACTTGCGTTCT GTCATTGTGAAGAGTGGAGATGATTGCAGACAGGAGCATCTTGCTGTCCAACTTATCTCACACTTTTATG ATATATTTCAAGAAGCTGGTCTTCCTCTCTGGTTACGACCCTATGAAGTCTTAGTTACGTCTTCTTACACAGCTCTTATTGAAACAATTCCAGATACG GCTTCACTTCATTCTATCAAAAGTAGATATCCTGGCATCACTAGTTTGCGCGACTTCTTTGTTGCtaaatatgaagaaaactCTCCAAGTTTTAAACTTGCCCAG AGAAATTTTGTGGAAAGTATGGCTGGATATTCCCTCGTCTGCTACCTTCTGCAG GTGAAAGATCGACACAATGGAAATTTGTTATTGGATGAGGAGGGTCATATAATACATATTGACTTCGGTTTCATGCTCTCTAACTCACCTGGCGGAGTAAATTTTGAGAGTGCTCCTTTCAAATTAACTCGGGAGCTTCTAGAG GTCATGGATTCGGATGCTGAAGGAGTTCCAAGCGAgttttttgattattttaaa GTTTTATGCATTCAAGGATTTCTTACATGCCGTAAGCATGCTGAACGTGTTATTCTTCTGGTTGAGATGTTGCAg GACTCTGGATTTCCATGCTTTAAAGGTGGCCCACGAACAATTCAGAACCTTAGAAAACGATTTCACCTCAGTTTGACTGAAGAG CAATGTGTCTCTTTAGTGCTTTCACTTATCAGCAGCAGCTTAGATGCATGGCGAACCCGGCAGTATGATTATTATCAGAAAGTCTTGAATGGAATATTATGA